The Gammaproteobacteria bacterium genome window below encodes:
- a CDS encoding sulfatase-like hydrolase/transferase — MTGQNVLVIVSDEHTREALGCYGADHMHTPNIDGLARRGTRFSHAYTPSPICVPARACIATGTYVHQNRCWSNAQPYHGQVTGWGHRLIENGHRVVSVGKLHHRSSRDDNGFDTEIMPLHVKDGIGWARGLLGRNGSSWDAAAHFAEEIGPGLCDYNQYDMEISAAACQWLRHEATKDPEKPWVLYASFVSPHYPLIVPQRYFDLYPPSQIEPPRLNTPTDHSEHPVLQAMRHYLNYDDFFDDQSRQVAKASYLGLCSFLDDHVGALIDALHDSGQYDNTLIIYTSDHGEMAGNHGLWTKCVMYEESAGIPLILSGPSVPKGEVRSTQASLVDLHPTILQATGLGLSRDDLDLPGCSLLDLIDGETPNRLVLSEYHDGGSITGMFMIRREQFKYVCYPGYPPQLFDLEKDPYESTDLAPEAAYQQEVQACHRALCTLVDPERANELAFSDQSARISELGGRKAIESMENFDQSPVPH; from the coding sequence ATGACTGGACAGAACGTTCTTGTCATCGTTTCTGATGAGCATACACGTGAGGCGCTGGGCTGTTACGGCGCCGATCACATGCATACCCCCAACATTGATGGCCTTGCCCGCCGCGGCACACGCTTCAGTCACGCCTACACGCCGTCTCCCATCTGTGTCCCGGCCAGAGCATGCATCGCAACGGGTACCTACGTTCACCAGAACCGTTGCTGGTCTAATGCGCAGCCTTATCACGGGCAAGTTACCGGGTGGGGCCACCGCCTGATTGAAAATGGACACCGGGTGGTGTCTGTTGGAAAACTTCACCATAGAAGTAGCCGGGACGACAATGGTTTTGATACTGAAATCATGCCATTGCACGTCAAGGACGGCATCGGCTGGGCCCGGGGCCTGCTGGGGCGTAATGGAAGCAGCTGGGATGCTGCCGCACATTTCGCTGAAGAAATTGGCCCTGGACTGTGTGACTACAATCAATATGACATGGAAATTTCAGCAGCCGCATGTCAGTGGCTTCGACACGAGGCAACGAAAGATCCAGAAAAACCATGGGTGCTGTATGCGTCCTTTGTCAGCCCACACTACCCACTGATCGTGCCTCAACGCTATTTTGATCTCTATCCGCCGTCGCAGATCGAACCACCCCGCCTGAATACCCCGACCGACCACAGCGAGCACCCTGTCCTGCAGGCGATGCGTCATTACCTCAACTATGATGACTTTTTCGATGACCAGAGCCGCCAAGTCGCCAAGGCCAGCTACCTTGGTCTGTGTTCATTTCTAGACGATCATGTGGGAGCACTCATCGACGCACTGCACGACAGCGGCCAATACGACAACACGCTCATCATTTACACCAGTGATCACGGAGAAATGGCTGGCAATCACGGGCTGTGGACCAAGTGTGTGATGTACGAGGAATCGGCCGGGATACCGCTGATCCTGTCCGGGCCCAGTGTACCTAAAGGTGAGGTACGCTCAACCCAGGCCTCACTGGTTGATCTTCATCCTACCATCCTCCAAGCCACGGGGCTTGGGCTGTCCCGTGATGACCTTGATCTACCGGGATGCTCACTGCTCGACCTGATAGATGGCGAGACTCCTAACCGACTGGTGCTGTCAGAGTATCACGATGGCGGTTCGATTACGGGCATGTTCATGATTCGCCGAGAACAGTTTAAATATGTTTGCTACCCGGGATATCCACCCCAGCTGTTTGACCTTGAAAAGGACCCGTATGAAAGCACTGATCTCGCTCCAGAAGCTGCCTACCAGCAGGAAGTCCAGGCGTGTCACCGGGCTCTGTGCACACTGGTTGACCCCGAACGTGCGAATGAACTCGCGTTCTCCGACCAGAGCGCCAGAATCAGCGAACTCGGTGGCCGAAAAGCAATCGAGTCGATGGAGAATTTCGACCAGAGTCCTGTCCCGCATTGA
- a CDS encoding bifunctional aldolase/short-chain dehydrogenase, which yields MKNRWSDTDATEFVERYGAIRGEEFALRVYTSRLIGAEPSLVLHGGGNTSIKGNVQNLFGENVPALFIKASGHDLASMTPEDYVAVDLSYLKRLCGIDNLSDEEMVSELRTHLFDHRAPTPSIETPVHAFLPARVVDHTHADAILALTNQPQGEQHVRAALGNDIIVLPYIRPGFQLAKQVASAIAAAPEAQAMVWMHHGIIVCGESPRESYERMIDLVSRAETYLNKSATLSLPRVRQTSMEVAYQRLSTVAPLIRGRLARTTGDPDRPYRRMVLRPLLTPDILAFLDTEGARSLALSPPLTSDHLIRTKILPAWVDEPAYDDETLLVNQIDTSLKRYAEDYQTYLERHAHRMPDGVTPFGPYPSIVLFPGMGVLCAGEDAGPAVIVRDIMAQTLATKALIAAMGSRYQAPAEEHLFDMEYRSLQHAKLARDNRPALTGRITLVTGAAGAIGSGISARLLSEGAHVAVTDLPGDSLDQLAESLSQQFPDRVLSLGLDVADPGSVVAGFEQVNRAWGGVDIVVINAGLAHVSPLETIDFEKFRDLERVNTDGTLLLLREAAKNMNLQGTGGDIVLISTKNVFAPGADFGAYSATKAAAHQLARVASQEFASHDIRVNMVAPDAVFSHGERSSGLWAEVGPDRMRSRGLDPAGLEAYYRDRNLLKAQITAEHVGSAVLFFLTRATPTTGVTLPVDGGLPAATPR from the coding sequence GTGAAAAATCGTTGGTCCGATACTGACGCGACCGAATTCGTCGAGCGATACGGAGCAATTCGTGGCGAAGAATTTGCGCTACGCGTGTACACCAGCCGACTGATTGGTGCAGAGCCCTCTCTCGTGCTTCATGGTGGTGGGAATACATCTATTAAGGGGAACGTCCAGAACCTCTTTGGTGAGAATGTACCCGCTCTATTCATAAAAGCGTCAGGACACGACTTGGCATCCATGACGCCCGAAGACTACGTAGCTGTTGACCTGTCCTACTTAAAGCGTCTTTGCGGGATTGACAATCTTTCCGATGAGGAGATGGTGAGCGAACTTCGCACGCACCTGTTCGATCACCGTGCACCGACTCCATCGATTGAGACACCTGTCCACGCATTCCTTCCTGCCCGCGTCGTTGACCACACTCACGCTGATGCGATTCTTGCACTCACAAACCAGCCCCAGGGAGAGCAGCACGTCCGCGCGGCTCTAGGGAACGATATTATCGTCCTGCCGTATATTCGACCGGGATTTCAACTGGCCAAGCAGGTTGCCTCTGCGATCGCTGCTGCACCGGAGGCGCAGGCGATGGTGTGGATGCATCACGGTATCATCGTCTGCGGAGAGTCTCCACGCGAGAGCTACGAACGCATGATTGATCTCGTTTCCCGCGCCGAGACTTACCTGAACAAATCCGCCACTCTGAGCCTGCCGCGCGTACGACAGACTTCCATGGAGGTGGCCTACCAGCGCTTGTCTACAGTTGCTCCTTTGATCCGTGGGCGACTCGCTCGCACGACCGGTGACCCGGACCGCCCGTACCGACGAATGGTACTGCGCCCGCTGCTGACCCCGGACATTCTGGCTTTTCTCGATACCGAGGGAGCTCGCAGCCTCGCGCTCTCGCCACCGCTTACGAGTGATCACCTGATTCGGACGAAGATTCTACCCGCATGGGTGGACGAACCAGCTTATGACGACGAGACATTGCTCGTGAATCAGATCGACACCTCACTTAAGCGGTACGCCGAAGACTACCAGACCTACTTAGAGCGCCATGCTCATCGCATGCCTGACGGAGTGACACCATTCGGACCCTATCCGAGCATCGTGCTTTTTCCTGGGATGGGTGTGCTCTGCGCAGGTGAAGACGCCGGTCCGGCCGTAATCGTCCGCGATATCATGGCCCAGACGCTGGCCACCAAGGCTCTGATCGCTGCCATGGGCTCCCGCTATCAGGCCCCCGCAGAGGAGCACCTGTTCGATATGGAATACCGGTCACTGCAACACGCGAAACTTGCCCGCGACAACAGGCCGGCACTTACCGGCAGGATCACACTGGTGACGGGTGCGGCAGGCGCGATCGGTTCAGGCATTTCTGCCCGACTCCTTTCGGAGGGTGCACATGTGGCGGTCACGGACTTGCCTGGTGATTCACTTGACCAACTCGCAGAATCCCTCAGTCAGCAGTTCCCCGACCGGGTTCTTTCGCTTGGGCTCGACGTGGCTGACCCCGGTTCAGTTGTCGCCGGATTCGAACAAGTGAATCGAGCATGGGGAGGGGTGGATATCGTAGTGATCAACGCAGGATTGGCTCACGTTTCCCCACTGGAGACGATTGATTTCGAGAAGTTTCGAGACCTAGAGCGTGTTAATACAGACGGTACCCTGCTTCTCTTGCGAGAGGCGGCGAAAAACATGAATCTTCAGGGAACCGGGGGAGACATCGTTCTGATATCGACAAAAAACGTGTTTGCACCTGGGGCTGATTTTGGCGCTTACAGCGCCACTAAGGCAGCCGCCCACCAACTCGCTCGGGTCGCCAGTCAGGAGTTCGCAAGTCATGACATACGCGTGAACATGGTCGCACCTGATGCGGTTTTTTCACATGGGGAACGATCCTCTGGGCTATGGGCGGAGGTTGGGCCGGACCGCATGCGATCACGGGGACTCGACCCAGCGGGACTCGAAGCGTATTACCGTGATCGAAATCTCCTAAAGGCCCAAATTACCGCGGAGCACGTCGGCAGCGCCGTACTCTTTTTTCTGACGCGCGCTACTCCGACCACTGGTGTAACGCTACCTGTAGATGGTGGCCTGCCCGCGGCTACACCCCGCTAG
- the lsrF gene encoding 3-hydroxy-5-phosphonooxypentane-2,4-dione thiolase gives MADADTTEAKNYATSVPMQNVPFFLKGSNNLDWGMKNRLSQIFNPTSGRTVMLAFDHGYFLGPTSGLERIDLNIVPLIEYADTLMLTRGILRTTIPPTYTRGIVLRASGGPSILKELSDEEIAVSIDEAIRLNVAAMAVQVFIGGEHETRSVHNMTRLVDMGNRHGIATLAVTAVGKEMVRDAQYMRLATRMCAELGATYVKTYYVEEDFDTVTASCPVPIVIAGGKKLPEPDALQLAHNAVQQGAAGVDMGRNIFQSEAPAAMIQAVRAVVHENLSPTDAYDLYLTLKENNKQSAES, from the coding sequence ATGGCTGACGCTGACACCACTGAAGCGAAGAATTACGCTACCAGCGTTCCGATGCAAAATGTGCCCTTTTTCCTTAAAGGGTCGAACAATCTTGACTGGGGGATGAAAAATCGCCTGTCCCAGATTTTTAATCCGACCTCTGGTCGTACCGTCATGTTGGCCTTCGATCACGGGTACTTTCTCGGCCCGACCAGCGGTCTGGAGCGGATAGACCTCAATATTGTTCCTCTGATCGAATACGCCGACACGTTGATGTTGACCCGCGGAATTCTGCGCACAACGATCCCTCCGACCTACACCAGAGGTATCGTGTTGCGTGCCAGTGGTGGGCCGAGCATTTTGAAAGAGCTCTCGGACGAGGAGATAGCTGTCAGCATTGATGAAGCAATCCGACTTAATGTGGCAGCCATGGCAGTTCAAGTTTTTATAGGCGGTGAGCATGAGACCCGCTCGGTCCACAACATGACGCGGCTTGTCGATATGGGAAATCGTCATGGAATTGCAACTCTCGCTGTGACTGCAGTCGGCAAGGAGATGGTCCGGGACGCCCAGTACATGCGCCTGGCAACTAGAATGTGTGCGGAACTCGGTGCAACGTATGTCAAAACGTATTATGTTGAAGAGGACTTCGATACAGTTACCGCGTCATGTCCAGTGCCGATCGTCATCGCCGGCGGCAAGAAACTCCCCGAGCCCGACGCGTTGCAACTCGCCCACAATGCAGTACAACAAGGCGCAGCCGGCGTCGATATGGGTCGGAACATCTTTCAGTCAGAAGCGCCTGCTGCGATGATCCAGGCCGTTCGGGCTGTCGTCCACGAGAATCTCTCTCCAACGGACGCTTACGACCTCTATCTGACGCTCAAAGAGAATAACAAACAATCGGCCGAGAGTTGA
- a CDS encoding M81 family metallopeptidase produces the protein MHIVIAQMSHETNTFSPVVSDLARFSPAGSGVPIAGDAAQEMFRGTASCMGGYLTVAEAADAQITIPVVAGAAPSGPVEDEAYEYIAEKIVHAAAQGCDALFLDLHGAMVTRSHEDGEGELLRRLRAVNPDVPIAVALDMHANLYDDIVGLSTIVAGYHTYPHIDMYETAELAGKLLLDHIVNGIKPTMAWGNNPMLPHIMRQGTDDQPNRALQARAQEMERDGALAVSVFTGFPHADIAQAGLSVVVATDNDPELAGCLRDELLDQAWAQRQNFVYQLEPLEQSVARARTVGAEPSDNGPVLILDHYDNTASGGTMDTTNVLAEVLAQGLEDVAFCGIFDPDAVSVMQAAGVGNEVRLSLGGKLAMPVLQRHSHPLELTGRVKLISEGRFPTTIAMGRGLITDMGTTGVLSVGAVDIMVISRHFEPVDPGCFRAVGIEPTEQRFLMLKSRIHYRVGFRDLVREVVECAGLGVCTSDYSEITFDNVRRPIYPLDNVATRQSV, from the coding sequence ATGCATATCGTCATTGCGCAGATGAGCCATGAAACCAACACCTTTTCTCCGGTGGTCAGTGATCTTGCCCGGTTTTCACCCGCTGGCAGCGGTGTACCCATCGCCGGTGATGCTGCGCAGGAGATGTTTCGGGGCACGGCCAGTTGCATGGGTGGATATCTAACGGTTGCTGAAGCTGCAGATGCTCAAATCACCATACCGGTGGTGGCGGGTGCAGCACCATCCGGCCCTGTGGAAGATGAGGCTTACGAATATATCGCTGAAAAAATCGTACACGCAGCAGCACAAGGATGCGATGCGCTTTTCCTGGATCTTCACGGTGCCATGGTGACCCGTTCACACGAAGACGGTGAAGGTGAACTGTTGCGTCGGTTAAGGGCTGTCAATCCGGATGTACCGATTGCGGTCGCGCTGGACATGCACGCAAATCTCTACGATGACATCGTCGGTCTTTCGACCATCGTCGCGGGTTACCACACTTACCCCCATATCGATATGTATGAAACTGCCGAGTTAGCCGGAAAATTATTGCTGGATCACATCGTCAACGGCATTAAACCCACCATGGCATGGGGCAACAATCCAATGCTCCCGCACATCATGCGCCAGGGTACGGATGATCAGCCAAATCGGGCGCTGCAGGCGCGGGCCCAGGAAATGGAGCGTGATGGTGCCCTGGCTGTCAGTGTGTTCACTGGTTTTCCACATGCAGATATCGCGCAAGCGGGTCTGTCAGTGGTGGTCGCAACAGACAATGACCCCGAGTTGGCTGGGTGCCTGCGTGATGAACTGCTTGATCAGGCCTGGGCGCAACGTCAAAATTTTGTCTATCAGCTCGAGCCGCTGGAACAGTCCGTTGCCAGGGCCCGAACCGTGGGAGCAGAACCCAGCGACAACGGACCGGTACTGATTCTGGATCACTATGACAACACCGCGTCTGGCGGTACGATGGATACCACCAATGTGCTGGCCGAGGTGCTGGCGCAAGGTCTGGAGGACGTGGCTTTCTGCGGCATTTTCGATCCTGATGCCGTCAGTGTAATGCAGGCTGCGGGCGTGGGGAATGAGGTCCGCTTGTCACTGGGCGGTAAGCTCGCTATGCCGGTTCTGCAGCGCCACAGTCATCCCCTTGAACTGACCGGGCGAGTCAAGCTGATCAGCGAAGGTCGCTTTCCGACCACCATCGCGATGGGCAGAGGCCTGATCACCGATATGGGTACAACTGGCGTGCTGTCTGTGGGTGCGGTGGACATCATGGTTATTTCCCGCCATTTTGAACCGGTCGACCCCGGATGTTTCCGCGCGGTCGGCATCGAACCCACCGAGCAGCGCTTCCTGATGCTGAAGAGCCGCATTCACTACCGCGTCGGTTTCCGTGATCTGGTGCGCGAGGTCGTGGAATGCGCCGGGCTCGGCGTGTGTACTTCGGATTATTCGGAGATCACCTTTGACAACGTGCGGCGACCGATTTATCCGCTGGATAACGTTGCGACAAGACAATCAGTTTGA
- a CDS encoding AMP-binding protein: MLDDLGSPVERQMQTWLSTFDADTISVAGILCDQHAEDPQKTALLYEDALGNSARYTFAQLRDLSSRLAGVLKALGVTKGDRVATLLPKSPELLVTTLGLWRLGAAHVPLFTAFGPQAISSRVENSQARVLVTDVANRHKVSYANAGPGSPQVVTVTDDSSGTHDGDVAYRDALAQADPVTDPVLTCGDDLFILIYTSGTTGSPKGVEIPVKALASFVAYMRFGLDVRDDDVYWNMADPGWAYGLFYALVGPLLLGNTTLFFNAPFDVSATYRILETYGVTNVTTAPTVFRMMRAAEDQVIPSDTSSLRLASCAGEPLNPDVVSWGRDQLGVPIHDHYGQTEGGMMVCNHHLPELQRPIRAGSMGHTMPGFRIVILDPDGKELAAGQEGQLAVDTYASPLFWYRGYFNDPERTAERFTDNGRYYLTGDSASRDADDYVSFSGRADDIITSAGYRIGPFEPESALLTHEAVAEAAVVGIADELRGEIVKAFVVLKAGYDPSSELAETLRTFVQSTLSAHAYPRQIEFISDLPKTPSGKIQRFLLRG, encoded by the coding sequence ATGCTAGATGATCTGGGCAGCCCAGTTGAGCGACAGATGCAAACATGGCTAAGCACCTTCGATGCTGACACCATCAGCGTTGCAGGTATCCTGTGTGACCAGCACGCCGAAGACCCGCAAAAGACAGCCCTGCTTTACGAAGACGCACTGGGCAACAGTGCCCGTTATACATTTGCACAGCTACGCGACCTGTCGTCCCGGTTGGCCGGTGTCCTCAAAGCGCTGGGGGTGACCAAGGGGGACCGCGTCGCGACATTACTGCCCAAATCACCCGAACTACTGGTCACCACGTTGGGGCTGTGGCGTCTCGGTGCAGCGCATGTCCCCTTGTTCACGGCCTTTGGCCCGCAAGCCATTTCATCGCGGGTCGAAAACAGTCAAGCGCGTGTATTGGTGACCGATGTCGCCAATCGACACAAGGTCTCATACGCAAACGCTGGACCCGGGTCTCCACAAGTCGTCACCGTCACCGATGACAGCAGCGGCACGCATGATGGCGATGTGGCGTACCGGGACGCACTGGCTCAGGCAGATCCAGTAACGGATCCGGTTTTAACCTGTGGCGACGATCTGTTTATTCTGATTTATACATCCGGCACCACCGGCAGCCCCAAAGGGGTGGAGATTCCGGTCAAAGCACTGGCTTCTTTTGTAGCCTACATGCGTTTCGGCCTGGATGTGCGCGATGACGATGTGTACTGGAACATGGCCGACCCTGGTTGGGCCTACGGTCTGTTTTATGCACTCGTTGGGCCCCTGCTATTGGGCAACACTACATTGTTCTTTAATGCACCGTTTGACGTCAGCGCAACCTATAGAATTCTTGAGACTTATGGTGTGACCAATGTGACCACTGCACCCACTGTTTTCCGGATGATGCGAGCAGCGGAAGATCAGGTCATACCATCAGACACCTCTTCGCTGCGGTTGGCATCTTGTGCCGGAGAACCGCTCAATCCCGATGTTGTCAGCTGGGGCCGTGACCAACTCGGTGTACCCATTCACGACCACTATGGCCAGACCGAGGGCGGTATGATGGTCTGCAATCATCATCTCCCAGAACTACAGCGACCCATCCGCGCCGGTTCAATGGGGCACACGATGCCGGGATTCAGGATCGTCATTCTGGATCCTGATGGCAAGGAGTTAGCGGCCGGCCAGGAGGGCCAACTGGCCGTAGACACATACGCCTCCCCGTTGTTCTGGTACCGTGGCTACTTCAACGATCCTGAGCGCACCGCCGAGCGCTTTACCGACAATGGCCGATACTACCTGACTGGTGACTCAGCGAGTCGGGACGCGGACGACTATGTGTCTTTCAGTGGCCGGGCCGATGACATCATCACCAGTGCCGGTTACCGGATCGGTCCGTTCGAACCTGAAAGCGCACTACTCACGCATGAGGCCGTGGCTGAAGCTGCGGTGGTCGGTATTGCCGATGAACTTCGGGGCGAAATCGTCAAGGCGTTTGTGGTTCTTAAAGCAGGATACGACCCCTCATCTGAACTGGCCGAAACATTGCGTACATTCGTACAGTCCACACTGTCAGCACACGCGTACCCGAGACAGATTGAATTCATCAGCGATCTGCCCAAGACACCCAGCGGCAAAATCCAACGCTTTTTGCTGCGCGGATAA